The Nitriliruptor alkaliphilus DSM 45188 genome includes a region encoding these proteins:
- a CDS encoding ParA family protein: MTATVVAFANQKGGVGKTTTTLSVAAAMAELDRAVLVVDLDPQACLTFSLGYDPDRVEPSLNDTVVGRSSLAETIVQHGEVDVVPANIDLAGAEVTLLSRTGREYLLRGELADLLDSYDAVLIDCAPSLGVLTINGLTAADQVVIPVQCETLAHRGVSQLLDTISDVRRLTNRGLQIRGLVATMFDPRTRHSREVLRDLLARYELPLIGAPVRKSVRFAEAPTTGLSLLGGGTDVPGAAAYRVIARELLDLDVPQELLDDAGWDHDRRADVLGLAEATDPGRA, encoded by the coding sequence GTGACCGCCACCGTCGTGGCCTTCGCCAACCAGAAGGGTGGCGTGGGCAAGACCACGACCACCCTGTCGGTGGCCGCTGCGATGGCTGAGCTCGATCGTGCCGTCCTGGTCGTCGACCTCGACCCGCAGGCGTGCCTGACGTTCTCGCTCGGCTACGACCCCGACCGGGTCGAACCGTCGCTCAACGACACCGTGGTCGGCCGCTCGAGCCTCGCCGAGACGATCGTCCAGCACGGAGAAGTCGACGTCGTGCCGGCCAACATCGACCTCGCCGGCGCCGAGGTCACGTTGCTGTCGCGCACCGGTCGCGAGTACCTGCTGCGCGGCGAGCTCGCTGACCTCCTCGACTCCTACGACGCGGTGCTGATCGACTGCGCCCCGTCCCTCGGGGTGCTGACGATCAACGGGTTGACCGCCGCGGATCAGGTCGTCATCCCGGTGCAGTGCGAGACGTTGGCCCACCGCGGGGTCTCGCAGCTGCTCGACACCATCAGCGACGTGCGGCGCCTGACCAACCGCGGGCTGCAGATCCGTGGCCTCGTCGCCACGATGTTCGACCCGAGGACCCGCCACAGCCGTGAGGTGCTGCGCGACCTCCTGGCCCGCTACGAGCTGCCGCTGATCGGCGCACCGGTGCGCAAGTCCGTGCGGTTCGCCGAGGCGCCGACCACCGGGCTGTCGCTGCTCGGCGGCGGCACCGACGTGCCGGGTGCGGCGGCGTACCGGGTGATCGCCCGTGAGCTGCTCGACCTCGACGTCCCGCAGGAGCTGCTCGACGACGCCGGGTGGGACCACGATCGGCGGGCTGACGTGCTCGGCCTCGCGGAGGCGACGGACCCGGGCCGTGCCTGA
- a CDS encoding MarC family protein, with the protein MDIQLAVQAFVTLLVIMSPLGNVPVFLALTEGEGVRARRRTAAHALLAAAGLIYLFAFFGTRILAALSIGLPALQASGGVVLFLVALQMLRGDALVPTRAEGVSVAVVPLGVPILAGPGAISAVMVFMTSGDGGQLELMTQVSVALAIAAVLAVIWVVLRYAGAVERLLRPNGIHLVTRVMGMLLVAISIELVATAVQAYAAGASALP; encoded by the coding sequence ATGGACATCCAACTCGCCGTCCAAGCCTTCGTCACCCTGCTCGTCATCATGAGTCCGCTCGGGAACGTGCCGGTGTTCCTGGCGCTGACGGAGGGGGAGGGTGTCCGGGCTCGGCGTCGGACAGCCGCGCACGCGTTGCTCGCGGCGGCGGGTCTGATCTACCTGTTCGCGTTCTTCGGGACCCGGATCCTGGCCGCGCTGTCGATCGGGTTGCCGGCACTGCAGGCCTCGGGCGGAGTCGTGCTCTTCCTCGTGGCGCTGCAGATGCTGCGGGGCGACGCGCTCGTGCCGACGCGCGCGGAGGGCGTCAGCGTGGCGGTCGTGCCGCTCGGTGTGCCGATCCTCGCCGGACCGGGGGCGATCAGCGCGGTGATGGTCTTCATGACCAGCGGCGATGGTGGGCAGCTGGAGCTGATGACGCAGGTCTCGGTGGCGCTGGCCATCGCTGCCGTCCTCGCGGTGATCTGGGTGGTCCTGCGCTACGCCGGCGCCGTCGAACGGCTGCTGCGGCCGAACGGGATCCACCTGGTCACGCGGGTGATGGGGATGCTGCTGGTGGCGATCTCGATCGAGCTGGTGGCGACCGCCGTCCAGGCCTACGCGGCCGGAGCGTCGGCGCTGCCCTGA
- a CDS encoding FHA domain-containing protein, with product MEVQKAQKIVPVPTLHFSEGALAGRVVRLDRDVATLGRREDNAYVLPDPRVSRVHAEIRKEANAVIVTDLGSSAGTKVNNEDIAGPAVIRHGDKVSFGPVTATFEDPAAASQAEDATMVFEVPKVETGPHLSPRQQQVLELMAEGMTNAEIGEQLGVTERTVKAYAQELYDKLGVRNRAGAVAEAAKLGLL from the coding sequence GTGGAGGTCCAGAAGGCGCAGAAGATCGTCCCCGTCCCCACCCTGCACTTCAGCGAGGGAGCGCTCGCCGGGCGGGTCGTGCGGCTCGACCGTGACGTGGCGACCCTCGGTCGGCGGGAGGACAACGCCTACGTCCTGCCCGACCCGCGCGTCTCGCGAGTCCACGCCGAGATCCGCAAGGAGGCCAACGCGGTCATCGTGACCGACCTCGGATCCTCCGCGGGCACGAAGGTCAACAACGAGGACATCGCCGGCCCGGCCGTGATCCGCCACGGCGACAAGGTCAGCTTCGGTCCCGTCACCGCCACCTTCGAGGACCCGGCCGCCGCGTCGCAGGCCGAGGACGCCACGATGGTGTTCGAAGTGCCCAAGGTCGAGACCGGCCCCCACCTGTCCCCGCGCCAGCAGCAGGTGCTCGAGCTGATGGCCGAAGGCATGACCAACGCCGAGATCGGCGAGCAGCTCGGCGTGACCGAGCGCACCGTCAAGGCCTACGCCCAGGAGCTCTACGACAAGCTCGGCGTCCGCAACCGCGCCGGAGCCGTCGCCGAAGCCGCCAAGTTGGGCCTGCTGTAA
- a CDS encoding PHP domain-containing protein has protein sequence MSGFDLHSHTDLSDGTTSIEANVADAVALGLEGLGVTDHDTTAPFERAVAAAAGTGLELVLGTEFSAELDGFSVHVLGYWIDPTDQTLQIELDRLRDERTHRARAIVVKFNELDVPVRFERVQQLAGAAPIGRPHIAQAVVETGAASDTREVFDTWLADGGPAYVEKHAVSPVRAVELLRGAGGVAVLAHPGLYGARDGHGGIPAEVVEELTAAGLAGIEARHPDHTDEHLDRYVDLARALDLVVTAGSDYHGEAKTNRLGSATTPRVAVEALRARRPE, from the coding sequence GTGTCCGGCTTCGACCTCCACAGCCACACCGACCTCTCCGACGGCACCACCTCGATCGAGGCGAACGTCGCCGATGCCGTGGCGCTCGGTCTCGAGGGCCTCGGGGTGACCGACCACGACACCACCGCACCGTTCGAACGTGCGGTCGCGGCAGCCGCCGGGACCGGGCTCGAGCTGGTGCTCGGCACCGAGTTCTCCGCCGAGCTCGACGGGTTCTCGGTCCACGTCCTCGGCTACTGGATCGACCCCACCGACCAGACGCTGCAGATCGAGCTCGACCGGTTGCGTGACGAACGCACCCACCGGGCACGCGCGATCGTCGTGAAGTTCAACGAGCTCGACGTGCCGGTCCGCTTCGAGCGGGTCCAGCAGCTCGCGGGCGCCGCGCCCATCGGACGACCCCACATCGCCCAGGCCGTGGTGGAGACCGGTGCAGCGTCGGACACGCGCGAGGTGTTCGACACCTGGCTCGCCGACGGCGGGCCCGCCTACGTCGAGAAGCACGCCGTCAGCCCGGTGCGAGCCGTGGAACTGCTGCGTGGCGCGGGCGGCGTCGCCGTGCTCGCCCACCCCGGGCTGTACGGCGCTCGTGACGGCCACGGTGGCATCCCCGCCGAGGTCGTCGAGGAGCTCACCGCCGCCGGTCTGGCGGGCATCGAAGCGCGGCACCCGGATCACACCGACGAGCACCTGGACCGCTACGTCGACCTCGCGCGGGCGCTCGACCTCGTGGTCACCGCCGGCAGTGACTACCACGGCGAGGCCAAGACCAACCGCCTCGGCAGCGCCACCACCCCTCGCGTCGCCGTCGAAGCCCTCCGGGCACGCCGCCCGGAGTGA
- the hutI gene encoding imidazolonepropionase has product MTSTLFDDIGELVTGDPSVGEGPLGVRRDAALVVEDGEVAWVGDAGHAPVADHRVDVDHAAVLPGFVDSHAHLIFAGDRRADFLARVEGRGYEAGGIRTTVAATRAASDESLLRRASSLVDELHAQGVTTFETKSGYGLTVEHEARSLGVARELTDETTYLGAHVVPEEFTDDVDGYVELVVGDMLTACAPLARWIDVFVEDGAFDADRARTILAAGAAAGLAPRVHANQLGHGPGVQLGCEVGAASVDHCTFLSDEDVDALAGSGTVATLLPGVDFSTRMPYPDARRLLDAGVTVALATDCNPGSSFTTSLPFCIALAVREYGMTPTEAVAAATLGGAAALRRSDVGRLTVGSRADLNVLEGSHIDLAYRPGVPLIRGTWIGGRRWTATTRPVLRG; this is encoded by the coding sequence GTGACCAGCACCCTGTTCGACGACATCGGCGAGCTGGTCACCGGCGATCCGTCGGTGGGCGAGGGGCCGCTCGGTGTCCGACGTGACGCTGCCCTGGTGGTCGAGGACGGCGAGGTCGCGTGGGTCGGGGATGCGGGCCACGCCCCGGTCGCGGACCACCGCGTCGATGTCGACCACGCAGCGGTGCTCCCCGGCTTCGTGGACAGCCACGCCCACCTGATCTTCGCCGGTGACCGGCGCGCCGACTTCCTCGCCCGGGTCGAGGGCCGCGGCTACGAGGCGGGTGGGATCCGGACCACGGTCGCCGCGACGCGAGCTGCGTCCGACGAGTCGCTGCTGCGGCGGGCCTCGTCCCTCGTCGACGAGCTGCACGCCCAGGGCGTGACGACCTTCGAGACCAAGTCCGGGTACGGGCTCACCGTGGAGCACGAGGCCCGGTCCTTGGGCGTCGCCCGCGAGCTGACCGACGAGACGACCTACCTCGGCGCGCACGTGGTGCCCGAGGAGTTCACCGATGACGTCGACGGCTACGTCGAGCTGGTGGTCGGCGACATGCTGACCGCCTGCGCCCCGCTGGCGCGGTGGATCGACGTGTTCGTCGAGGACGGCGCGTTCGACGCCGACCGGGCCCGCACGATCCTGGCCGCAGGAGCTGCAGCCGGGCTCGCACCGAGGGTGCACGCCAACCAGCTCGGGCACGGACCCGGCGTGCAGCTCGGCTGCGAGGTCGGCGCAGCTTCCGTCGATCACTGCACCTTCCTCAGCGACGAGGACGTCGACGCCCTCGCCGGTTCGGGGACCGTGGCCACGCTGCTGCCGGGGGTCGACTTCTCGACCCGGATGCCCTACCCGGACGCGAGGCGCCTGCTCGACGCTGGAGTGACCGTCGCGCTCGCGACGGACTGCAACCCCGGCAGCTCGTTCACCACCTCGCTGCCGTTCTGCATCGCCCTCGCCGTGCGTGAGTACGGGATGACGCCGACCGAGGCCGTCGCCGCCGCCACCCTCGGCGGCGCCGCGGCGCTCCGGCGCAGCGACGTCGGGCGGCTCACCGTGGGTTCAAGGGCTGACCTCAACGTCCTCGAGGGCAGCCACATCGACCTTGCCTACCGCCCGGGTGTGCCCCTGATCCGCGGGACCTGGATCGGCGGGCGCCGCTGGACGGCCACCACTCGCCCCGTGCTGCGGGGATAG
- the hutU gene encoding urocanate hydratase has translation MTATETTDVAPARRAARGTQLTARGWPQEAALRMLHNNLDPEVAEHPEQLVVYGGTGKAARDTRSLLAIERCLTDLRGDETLLVQSGKPVGVFTTHEWAPRVLIANSNLVGDWATWEEFRRLEALGLTMYGQMTAGSWIYIGTQGILQGTYETFAAVAEARAMQSLAGTITLTAGLGGMGGAQPLAVTMNGGVAICVEVDASRIQRRIDHRYLDVAADDLDHAVRLAEEAKRERRALSIGVHGNAAAVVPELLRRGVEIDIVTDQTSAHDPLAYLPVDVAFEDWDAERTRDPAGFTDRARASIATHVEAMVGFRDGGAEVFDYGNSLRSEAKLGGYGTGFDYPGFVPAYIRPLFAEGKGPFRWAALSGEAADIAATDAAVLELFPDDDKLHRWIRQAQEKVAFQGLPARICWLGYGERHLAGERFNDLVASGAVQAPLAIGRDHLDAGSVASPHRETEAMADGSDAIADWPLLNAMLNVSSGASWVSIHHGGGVGMGRSIHAGQVCVADGTDLARQKVTRVLTNDPGTGVIRHADAGYDRAIEVAEERGVRIPMREGAADEGAPS, from the coding sequence GTGACCGCCACCGAGACGACCGACGTCGCACCGGCCCGACGTGCCGCACGTGGGACCCAGCTGACGGCCCGGGGGTGGCCCCAGGAGGCGGCCCTGCGGATGCTGCACAACAACCTCGACCCCGAGGTCGCCGAGCACCCCGAGCAGCTGGTGGTCTACGGCGGCACCGGCAAGGCCGCGCGTGACACCCGGTCGCTGCTGGCCATCGAGCGCTGCCTCACCGACCTGCGCGGCGACGAGACGCTGCTGGTCCAGTCCGGCAAGCCCGTCGGGGTGTTCACCACCCACGAGTGGGCTCCGCGCGTGCTCATCGCCAACTCCAACCTCGTCGGGGACTGGGCGACCTGGGAGGAGTTCCGTCGGCTCGAGGCGCTCGGCCTCACGATGTATGGCCAGATGACCGCCGGCTCGTGGATCTACATCGGCACGCAGGGGATCCTGCAGGGCACCTACGAGACCTTCGCCGCCGTCGCCGAGGCACGTGCCATGCAGAGCCTCGCCGGGACCATCACCCTGACGGCCGGCCTCGGCGGGATGGGCGGGGCGCAGCCGCTGGCCGTCACGATGAACGGCGGCGTCGCGATCTGCGTCGAGGTCGACGCCTCGCGCATCCAGCGGCGCATCGACCACCGCTACCTCGACGTGGCCGCCGACGACCTCGACCACGCCGTGCGGCTGGCTGAGGAGGCCAAGCGCGAACGCCGCGCCCTGTCGATCGGCGTCCACGGCAACGCCGCGGCCGTGGTCCCCGAGCTGCTGCGCCGCGGTGTCGAGATCGACATCGTGACCGACCAGACCTCGGCCCACGACCCGCTCGCCTACCTGCCGGTCGACGTGGCGTTCGAGGACTGGGACGCCGAACGCACCCGCGACCCCGCCGGGTTCACGGACCGGGCGCGGGCATCGATCGCGACGCACGTCGAGGCGATGGTCGGGTTCCGCGACGGCGGCGCCGAGGTGTTCGACTACGGCAACTCGCTGCGCAGCGAGGCCAAGCTCGGCGGGTACGGGACCGGGTTCGACTATCCCGGGTTCGTGCCGGCCTACATCCGGCCGCTGTTCGCCGAGGGCAAGGGACCCTTCCGGTGGGCGGCGCTGTCGGGTGAGGCGGCCGACATCGCCGCGACAGACGCCGCCGTTCTCGAGCTGTTCCCCGACGACGACAAGCTGCACCGGTGGATCCGCCAGGCCCAGGAGAAGGTCGCCTTCCAGGGGCTGCCCGCGCGCATCTGCTGGCTCGGGTACGGCGAACGGCACCTCGCGGGGGAGCGGTTCAACGACCTGGTCGCCTCAGGTGCCGTTCAGGCCCCGCTGGCCATCGGTCGCGACCACCTCGACGCCGGCTCGGTGGCCTCGCCGCACCGCGAGACCGAGGCCATGGCCGACGGGTCGGACGCGATCGCCGACTGGCCGCTGCTGAACGCGATGCTCAACGTGTCCTCCGGCGCGAGCTGGGTGTCGATCCACCACGGCGGCGGTGTCGGGATGGGGCGGTCGATCCACGCCGGGCAGGTGTGCGTCGCGGACGGCACCGATCTGGCCCGCCAGAAGGTGACGCGTGTGCTGACCAACGACCCCGGCACCGGCGTGATCCGGCACGCTGACGCCGGCTACGACCGTGCCATCGAGGTCGCCGAGGAGCGGGGCGTACGGATCCCGATGCGCGAGGGCGCGGCCGATGAGGGCGCGCCCTCGTGA
- the hutH gene encoding histidine ammonia-lyase, producing MDTTTATVALGATPPTAADVVAVARHNAAVALTDEARAALAAGRRHVDALAERPVPAYGVSTGFGALADRHIPTELRTKLQRSLIRSHAAGSGAPVEREVVRAMMLLRLRTLTTGRTGVRPVVAETLVAVLNAGLTPVVLEHGSLGCSGDLAPLAHVALALMGEGEVDDATGTRRPAAEALADAGIEPVVLAEKEGLALINGTDGMLGMLLLALEDLRGLLRVADVATAMSVEALLGSDRVFADELQQLRPHPGQAVSAANLRALLDGSPIVASHQGPDCTLVQDAYSLRCAPQVAGAVRDTADHAATVAARELASIIDNPVVTADGEVSSNGNFHGAPVGYVLDFLAIAVADLASISERRTDRALDAKRSHGLPPFLADDPGVDSGLMIAQYTAAGLVSQLKRLASPASVDSIPSSAMQEDHVSMGWSAARDLRRSIDGLAQVLAIEVMTAARALDLRAPLTPAPATAAVLATLRERVAGPGADRHLAPEIAATVDLVRSGTLVAAAETVTGPLA from the coding sequence ATGGACACCACCACCGCCACCGTCGCCCTCGGGGCCACGCCCCCCACCGCCGCGGACGTCGTCGCCGTCGCTCGCCACAACGCCGCCGTCGCGCTGACCGACGAGGCGCGTGCCGCCCTCGCCGCGGGACGTCGCCACGTCGACGCGCTCGCCGAGCGTCCCGTCCCCGCCTACGGGGTCTCGACCGGCTTCGGTGCCCTGGCCGACCGCCACATCCCGACCGAGCTGCGCACCAAGCTCCAGCGCTCGCTGATCCGCTCGCACGCGGCCGGATCCGGCGCGCCGGTCGAGCGCGAGGTCGTGCGGGCCATGATGCTGCTGCGCCTGCGGACCCTGACCACCGGTCGGACCGGCGTCCGGCCGGTCGTCGCCGAGACGCTGGTCGCCGTCCTGAACGCGGGGCTCACCCCCGTCGTGCTCGAGCACGGCAGCCTCGGCTGCTCCGGTGACCTGGCGCCGCTCGCGCACGTGGCGCTGGCGCTGATGGGGGAGGGCGAGGTCGACGACGCCACCGGCACGCGACGGCCGGCGGCCGAAGCCCTCGCCGACGCCGGCATCGAGCCCGTCGTCCTGGCCGAGAAGGAGGGCCTGGCCCTCATCAACGGCACCGACGGGATGCTCGGGATGCTCCTGCTGGCGCTCGAGGACCTCCGGGGCCTCCTGCGGGTCGCCGACGTGGCGACCGCCATGAGTGTCGAGGCGCTGCTCGGCAGCGATCGCGTCTTCGCCGACGAACTCCAGCAGTTGCGTCCCCACCCCGGCCAGGCGGTGTCCGCGGCCAACCTCCGTGCGCTGCTCGACGGCTCCCCGATCGTGGCGAGCCACCAGGGGCCCGACTGCACGCTGGTGCAGGACGCCTACTCGCTGCGCTGCGCACCGCAGGTCGCCGGCGCGGTGCGCGACACCGCCGACCACGCCGCCACCGTCGCGGCGCGGGAGCTGGCCAGCATCATCGACAACCCGGTCGTCACCGCCGACGGCGAGGTGTCCTCCAACGGCAACTTCCACGGGGCGCCCGTCGGCTACGTGCTGGACTTCCTCGCCATCGCGGTCGCCGACCTCGCCTCCATCTCCGAACGTCGCACGGACCGCGCCCTGGACGCCAAGCGCTCCCACGGGTTGCCGCCGTTCCTGGCCGACGACCCGGGGGTGGACTCCGGGCTGATGATCGCCCAGTACACCGCCGCCGGCCTCGTCTCGCAGCTCAAGCGTCTTGCCAGCCCCGCGTCGGTCGACTCGATCCCGTCGTCGGCGATGCAGGAGGACCACGTCTCCATGGGGTGGTCCGCCGCACGGGACCTGCGCCGGAGCATCGACGGGCTGGCCCAGGTGCTGGCCATCGAGGTCATGACCGCCGCCCGGGCCCTGGACCTGCGAGCACCGCTCACCCCCGCACCAGCCACCGCCGCCGTGCTCGCGACCCTCCGCGAGCGGGTCGCCGGGCCCGGGGCGGACCGCCACCTCGCCCCCGAGATCGCGGCCACCGTCGACCTCGTCCGCAGCGGCACGCTCGTCGCCGCCGCCGAGACCGTGACCGGCCCGCTCGCCTGA
- a CDS encoding IclR family transcriptional regulator → MGDSSRIPAATRTVALLRELARSPRPVTATTVARALDLPRSTVYHLLAVLEREGLVVHLPEERRWGLGVGAFEIGSAYLRHDGLSRLAGHLLRDLATTTGATTHLGVLDGRDTLYLLKEQPARGAALVTEVGVRLPAHLTASGRSLLAAASRAQVTALYPDAAAFGDRTGRGPRTRAALRRVLDEEAARGWSHEDGEVTAGVWSVAAVARDHTGRAVASIGASHRASDARPGDATHLAEDVVATADRLTGRLGGPTT, encoded by the coding sequence GTGGGTGACAGCAGTCGGATCCCGGCGGCGACGCGCACCGTCGCGCTGCTGCGGGAGCTCGCCCGGTCACCCCGTCCGGTGACGGCGACGACCGTTGCGCGGGCCCTCGACCTGCCGAGGTCGACCGTCTACCACCTGCTCGCCGTCCTCGAACGTGAGGGGCTGGTCGTCCACCTCCCCGAGGAGCGACGGTGGGGTCTCGGCGTCGGCGCGTTCGAGATCGGCAGCGCCTACCTGCGCCACGACGGCCTGTCGCGCCTCGCCGGCCACCTCCTGCGTGACCTCGCCACCACGACGGGCGCCACGACGCACCTCGGCGTGCTCGACGGCCGCGACACGCTCTACCTGCTCAAGGAGCAGCCGGCACGTGGGGCGGCCCTCGTCACCGAGGTCGGCGTGCGCCTGCCGGCCCACCTGACCGCGTCGGGCCGGTCGCTGCTCGCCGCGGCATCGCGAGCGCAGGTCACCGCGCTGTACCCCGACGCGGCGGCCTTCGGCGACCGCACCGGCCGCGGCCCACGGACACGTGCGGCGCTCCGACGGGTCCTCGACGAGGAAGCCGCCCGCGGGTGGTCGCACGAGGACGGCGAGGTGACCGCGGGCGTCTGGTCGGTCGCCGCCGTCGCCCGCGACCACACCGGTCGCGCCGTGGCCAGCATCGGCGCCAGCCACCGGGCGAGCGACGCCCGCCCGGGCGACGCGACCCACCTCGCCGAGGACGTGGTGGCCACCGCTGACCGGCTGACCGGCCGCCTCGGCGGTCCCACCACCTGA
- a CDS encoding agmatinase family protein, which yields MTTDPDWTRAATWLARHDADPALEVLGLPTSSASISPSEAWRTPAAVRGVLARFSTFDGERGIDLEELPVRDLGDLDLARLPTAEALTAIDAAVAGLATDPVHVFLGGDNVVTAPIVAAHPAAPIERFGVLTFDAHHDVRAYDEVPSNGAPIRWLLDHGLPGDQVVQIGIHGHANGAGYRRYCDEQGIRVVTVAEVERRGIEVVVDEALDDLAARTDAVHVDLDIDVLDRSFVPGCPGARPGGLTPRQLTAAAHRCGAHPAVRSLDLVEVDAAADVAELTVMNLAAVFLAVATGVATRR from the coding sequence ATGACGACCGACCCTGACTGGACCCGCGCCGCCACGTGGCTGGCGCGGCACGACGCCGACCCGGCGCTCGAGGTGCTGGGGCTGCCGACGTCGTCGGCGTCGATCAGCCCGAGCGAGGCGTGGCGCACGCCCGCCGCGGTGCGCGGCGTGCTGGCGAGGTTCTCCACGTTCGACGGCGAGCGGGGCATCGACCTCGAGGAGCTGCCGGTCCGCGACCTCGGTGACCTCGACCTCGCTCGGCTGCCGACGGCCGAGGCCCTGACCGCCATCGATGCGGCCGTCGCGGGGCTGGCGACGGACCCGGTGCACGTCTTCCTCGGCGGCGACAACGTGGTGACCGCCCCGATCGTCGCGGCGCACCCGGCGGCACCGATCGAGCGCTTCGGCGTGCTCACGTTCGACGCCCACCACGACGTCCGCGCCTACGACGAGGTGCCCTCCAACGGCGCCCCCATCCGGTGGCTGCTCGACCACGGGTTGCCCGGTGACCAGGTCGTGCAGATCGGGATCCACGGGCACGCCAACGGTGCCGGGTACCGTCGTTACTGCGACGAACAGGGGATCCGGGTCGTCACCGTCGCCGAGGTGGAACGCCGCGGCATCGAGGTCGTGGTCGACGAGGCGCTCGACGACCTCGCCGCCCGAACCGACGCGGTGCACGTCGACCTCGACATCGACGTGCTCGACCGCTCGTTCGTGCCCGGCTGCCCGGGGGCCAGGCCCGGCGGTCTGACCCCACGCCAGCTGACGGCGGCGGCCCACCGGTGCGGCGCCCACCCCGCGGTCCGTTCGCTGGACCTCGTCGAGGTGGACGCTGCGGCGGACGTCGCCGAACTGACGGTGATGAACCTCGCCGCGGTGTTCCTCGCCGTCGCCACCGGCGTTGCCACACGCCGCTGA
- a CDS encoding MmcQ/YjbR family DNA-binding protein, with protein sequence MFDPDDPLLARVRAMALALPGADEKVSHGRPAFFTKKVFAYYGGAIRNDGVWVQHEQAIVFLPGPDERPALEADPRFWVPAYLGPSGWLGLDLDERTDLGEVAELLEDSFRLTAPARLVAALDR encoded by the coding sequence ATGTTCGACCCCGACGATCCGTTGTTGGCGCGCGTTCGAGCCATGGCCCTGGCGCTGCCGGGCGCGGACGAGAAGGTGTCGCACGGGCGACCGGCCTTCTTCACCAAGAAGGTGTTCGCCTACTACGGCGGGGCGATCCGGAACGACGGCGTGTGGGTCCAGCACGAGCAGGCGATCGTGTTCCTGCCAGGTCCGGACGAGCGTCCCGCCCTGGAGGCCGACCCGCGCTTCTGGGTGCCCGCCTACCTCGGCCCATCCGGGTGGCTCGGACTGGACCTCGACGAGCGGACCGACCTCGGGGAGGTGGCCGAGCTGCTCGAGGACTCGTTCCGGCTCACCGCTCCCGCACGGCTCGTGGCCGCGCTCGACCGGTAG
- a CDS encoding metallophosphoesterase family protein yields MGAVQAVRVAVISDVHGNLPALRAVLDEIATLPDVDLIVCCGDTASGPLPGATVDLVSSVERLVSVRGNADRAAVASFDGDADADIHEDDLWTGRQLTRPQRDWLAALPETVTVDVDGLGAVLFCHGTPRRDDEIVLEGTPETEVAAMVDGIDESVVVCGNTHMQFDRTVGGKRLVNAGSVGWAYGEPGAHWVLLGPDVEMRRTLYDREAAAEELRRASSWPRLELFVERILMGPISAADATAAFEAAAQR; encoded by the coding sequence GTGGGAGCGGTGCAGGCGGTGCGTGTCGCGGTGATCTCGGATGTCCACGGGAACCTGCCCGCGCTGCGTGCCGTGCTCGACGAGATCGCGACCCTGCCGGACGTCGACCTGATCGTGTGCTGTGGTGACACTGCGTCGGGGCCGCTGCCGGGCGCCACGGTCGACCTCGTCTCCTCGGTCGAGCGCCTGGTGTCCGTCCGGGGCAACGCCGACCGAGCCGCGGTCGCGTCGTTCGATGGCGACGCCGATGCCGACATCCACGAGGACGACCTGTGGACGGGTCGACAGCTCACCCGTCCCCAGCGGGACTGGCTCGCGGCACTGCCGGAGACGGTCACGGTCGACGTCGACGGCCTCGGTGCGGTGCTGTTCTGCCACGGGACCCCGCGTCGCGACGATGAGATCGTGCTCGAGGGGACACCTGAGACCGAGGTTGCAGCGATGGTCGACGGCATCGACGAGTCGGTGGTCGTCTGCGGCAACACCCACATGCAGTTCGACCGGACCGTTGGCGGGAAGCGGCTGGTCAACGCCGGCAGCGTCGGCTGGGCGTACGGCGAACCGGGCGCCCACTGGGTGCTGCTCGGGCCCGATGTCGAGATGAGACGCACCCTCTACGACCGCGAGGCGGCCGCCGAAGAGCTCCGCAGGGCCAGCAGTTGGCCGCGCCTCGAGCTGTTCGTCGAACGCATCCTCATGGGCCCGATCTCCGCCGCTGACGCCACGGCTGCGTTCGAAGCTGCTGCCCAGCGGTAG